The DNA window TCACCCGTCACTCTCAATTCCATTCAGATCATCATGATACTCTAGTGACTTGTTTGTTTTTAGTTACAGTGCTAGTCtactagttttatttattttttaactaatatgtTTTGTGAATAAGTTAAATCAAACGGGACTCAACAAATTTGATTAAGGACTCCTTTGATGTATGGTTATTTGGTAAATCCTGGgttttttccaaataacccttgtgtgatgaaaatgataaaaaactaaggttttttaattttattcctattatacccctccctctctctctctccctctctctccctctctccctctctccctctctccctctctccctctcttCCTCTCTTCCTCTCTCTTCCTCTCTCTTCCTCtccctctatatatataataaaataatattatattaaataaaattttaaatataataaaataaatattaaaaactatatatatatatattaatattaacttttattaatatataaataatttttttataaatacttataaataactactattataattcaaatattacataaaataataatagattataattttatttatattgtatatttatttttatttaatataattaatataatttttttacataaaattaatgttataaatatttttatttaaatatatgtcactttattttctaacataattatttatttacactatttaaaatttaaatggtatatTAGATGATAtagaatgttataattttatttatattttaaatttatttatatttaatataattttttaaaataaaataatttattaatttaatttatatgaaaataaattttataatgtaataaaataatatatatatatatatatttataaatataaaataaaatatttaaataagggTAATatgagtattttaattaataaaagtgttgatttgattgatgatgggattgttgggttttgggataaaacctggTTTTATTCCaaaaacccaaagatcaaacgaggcctaagggattttgattttttttaaagtaataattattgataatttcgAAGATtcagtgattttttttaataaaataaaattttaataatttaaataaagattattttcatattttgaatctttgattaatgaattgtaGGATTTGATGAATGATGAAAtgaagtttaattatttaaataatccaaccAAACAAACTCTAAGATCTTgttcagattaaaaaaaaaaaaattttaacttaCATAGAGGAAAAATAATGATTGTCAATAATTTTAAGaagatgattatttttttgtaaaaatacttaaaggctatttatatatatataaataaaataaaataaaataaaaaataataatttaaaatatagggtattttaacattttggttaataaaatgaatgatgTATTCCAaagtgataaattaaaaaattaattttgtttggattGGCATAAGAGTgtgatatttgagtttttttttatattctttactTAAAATCTAAGTATTATATCGATCCATTTAATTActctttttatctattaaaattatcatttaattaatattttcatgttttttttcattattttaatgtttctatttgagattattttttaaagtttttaaaattaaatcatacataataattcatatttttatggGTATagatattttttgtattaaaattataaataagttaatttaaataattaaattcataagTGATAtcataacttaaaaaaatatttaaaagcaAATTCAATAATCAATCCCATTATGGTTGGTAGTAATTAAACCTAGTTTAGTGTgagcatatttttttaacaaaattattattttttctataaaatatcattacaaaaataagaacaaattaTGGGATAAAATACCAAAAGACAAGGACCACATTAATGAGTGATTAGGACCACATTTTAATCGTTGTAATCGAGGATGGATAAGAATGATATAATCtgtattattttctattatattcGAATTGTTGAgtgaattttgatatttttttattttttttttcttggttcgttatttaaaaaatataattaaatatataatatcactaatatatttattaaattttatactttataaaatttttaattttttttaattatatgatttttcaatatatactatataattttttatatatattatttcagcatagaatttttatattttagataatatagtATAAATTTTACCCTTCGAAGATTTTtcgaaaataaacaaaacgagaatacaaataaaaaaaattctagaaATAAAACGAAACGAAATGATAAACGCAATTCTTGTACGATCCTTACCATTATTATCTAAGCTGGTGAGTTACTTAGGCATTGTTCTttttgggtttaaaaaaaaaaactaatccaaatcaattttccaataaatcatatcacttatttcattaaccaaaatactaaaataccctttaatttaaattattattttatattttatttatatatatcaataccttttaagtcttttttaccaaaaataatcattacctcctcaaaatcatcacttatcattaaatttatctttctcttgatttaaaaaaaaaaccataatCGAACAAGACTTTAGTGATTTAAGCTCTAAGGCCCAGCGAGGAAATGTGAACAGCGGCTTAAGCCATTAGGTGTAGGTGCTTAAAAGAGGTTCCATCTTCTAGTTCTTCATATTTTACCCGAAACCGATCGATCTAGCCATAGACCGAACCCACGTATATGGTAAAATACGGAGATGACTTATGGCTaggttcttttttttttttaaataatcaaaacaaaattaaatttttaatcaattactTCTCAATAATCAAATCACtcatttaaataaccaaaatactaaaatactttttattttaaattatttttttttatttcatttatatatatcaagcCTCTATTtgggtttttcaaataatacaacaaaatcaattatcacatcactcattCTCTCATCcatcaaatcaattaatttttaaccaaaatactaaaataccatatattttaaattaatattatttagtttatttatatatatgaatacccttaaagtctttttaccaaaaaaatatcatcatttctttaaaatcatcactcataatcattattttattttttcaagttatttaaataacctggaaCGAATAAGGCATTATTactctttaacttttttttattaaaaataattattatctcctcaaaatcatgaataattattatttttttctcttcaaaaACTCCAATTCAGGCTGACGggttttttccaattttttttttatttttaaagtaatttatttgtttttgttatttgttaaattattataatatcattttctatttaaatatatatatttttaagcaTTTTAATAGATGAAAAGTGTGGATTaccaaaaagaaagaaattggtGAAAATAAAGTTCAAGGTCACATATATACAAGTGATAATAGTTAAAGGGCATGACCAAATATTATTCTACACAAAACCAACCACGCCGGCGCCGCGCTTACCGTGAGAAGACTGCCGTAGCAAAGAAGAAGATCTGATCAAGACCGCCGGCGATCTCTCAAAACTATGTCTATCACCGATAATTCAACAACGTGCATTCGAATTCTATGCCGCAAACTTCAATTTCCAAGGAATCAACCTAACCTTCTCTGGTTGATCGGCTCTCCCTTCTTTCCTCATCTCACAATCGTCTCCACGATCCATTGCACCCACAAACTAGCTTCAACTCCACTCTCACCGGATTTCTCTAAAGAGTCGGGTAAACTTGGTCATCTTCCAACTATCATTTAACATTGCTGATGCGCGCTTAATTCGTTCAAATTGCCAATGCATGAGCAGATGATATCAGAACACTACTTCCAAGAGGTTTTGAAGTGATCGGAGCTTTAATTGTCGTTGAAAACGGTTCAGAATCAGAGAAATACGCTGGCGAAGCTGTTAGCGCGACTCATGAACTTAGAAAGTTGCTAGCTTGTGCAGATCGTGATTTGATTGGAGCGGTTGCGGATTTGAATGAAGGAACTGTTCGATATTATGTTTCAATTAGTGGAGATTTGGCTAGATTGGAGTCTGTTGCTGATGTTGTTCATGAAAATCAGCCTGAAAAGTATATATGGGAGACTGGTTGTTTACTTAGTTGTGAGCTTCCGATTAAGTTGCCTGTTTATTGTTCTATAGATAATCCTAAAGGTGCGTTTAATTCTGCATTATATGAATTTCTTacaattttgtaaatataattgaCCTTATTATTGATTTTCAGATGTAGATGAATCGTTCTTTCGAGCAACCGATGCCATTGCTGATACTCTTAGAAGTGAAAGAATTACATTCGTGATTGAATCTTTGAATGAAGAATCAACCCAAGTACCTAAGCCTGTTGCACTCCGTGGAGTGGAATTGAATTCAAGTGATGCAAAGACTCCTTTATGTTCGTATTTTTCAACCAAAAATAGAGATCAAATGTCATTTTCTTCTGTAGAGGAGGTATAACCAACGAGACTTATGTTTTTCATTCTAGATTTCTAGTTATGACCTTGTTCCATGGTTTATTTGATTCTGCAATAGTTATTGGAATGATCTTTTTGTTTAGTATGCAGATAAGATCCAAGTCAATGTTTTGCTTAATGGATCAGATATTGCTTCAAAATCTACTGCTCCTATTGCTGGTTATTTCCCATGTATTGATTCGTTGCTTCACGTGCTTCCAGTAACTTGGTCTCTCATTGATTGGAGTTCTTGTAAACTTTGTtgataacaaaaatattttctttcagctcCTGGTAGAGCCAGACTATTGGTTGTGGAGTATAAGTTGGCGGTGATCTGTTATGCAGCAAAGGATCTTTCACTTACTAATGCAGTTTCAGATTTGATAATTCCTGGATTAGTTGACCAGTTGCATAGCATGAAGAACAAATTGTTGCCGAATCTCTCGTTGCAACATCCACAGGTTAGTTACTTGTCTCACATGTATCCTTCATCTCCGGTTTTTAACTGAGGTAAAGAAGAATGTGTATTGGGAACAGAACATACATGCACGTGGTTACATTGGTGTAGATTGTGTATGTTTGACATAATCTACATCACTTGTGATATGAAAAGAAACATCTTTCCCCCAAAAGTGTATCCCTCTTATACCTATGTGTCTTGTTGCTTCACTATTTCCTCCTCAATATCAAAATACCCTAGGGCCTATTTGTTAAGAGGGGGGGAATTATGGATCATGTGACTTGTGATGTAATTTTTAatgttcaaatattaaaaatgtaatgCCATAAAGGAACGAAACAATGTGGAGATTACCAAATCAAAGAAGAAGGAGAAATCGAAACTGTAACAACACATCTCTTCTGGGATTAACTATCATGCTAGGGGAAGGAAACGAACTTGAGTTTCGCCTTACCCCTGATGTCTTACTTACGGGGACCCTCCACCTAGATTATCTTGTTCCCAGAAAtgtttttttcaaactcatgacTACACATGTCATACCTTGTACTTACGGACCAGATTTCTATCATAGTCGATTTGTCGTTCACGTTTGGCTAtgttttaatgaatttttcatttaaaaaataaaaaatgtccaAGTCCTGAAAGCCGCTGAAGAACTCAGCAATCCAACTAGCCTACTTACGGCACTTTAGTGCAAACCAGAATGGAGCTGGTTTCTGGAGGAGTCCGTGTCTTTGGCTCTAGGAGAACTTTACCTATAGCTAATCTAGAGAGCTTTACTTTGAGATAGCTCAGCACTCTTCTTCTGGCCCCAATTGGTAGAAAAAAACCCACAACCCCTTGGGGCTATCCTGCACTTGgaagaagaagtagaaaaaagaataaatatagtGAAAATTTGATTCTTCATCGCCGTTCCAACGGTGGCAGCTGCGGAATCTGCTATTGGGTCAGCCATATTCGTTATAActtattatatgattttggaTTGTAGATTTCATAATAATCAAATTTGGAGATTAATCATTTCATAAAGGTGATTTTGGATTAAATCCCAAATTACCATTGGCTACATAAGGCCCCTGTTCTTAGATGGTAAACCTCATGTTCCATTGACTCTTCAGTTTGTGATGGTACTATGTCATTTTCTTGAGTAAAATGGTTGTGGGAAATCAGGTGATGTTTACATAATGATTTTTCTTGAGACAAATTGGTGTACCCTATTATCTCTTAGATAAAAAATACTGGATCTTTTTCTCCCAAAAAAATACTGGATCCTCATAGCTATAGAGACTAATTGTAGATCTAGAAATTGAATAAATGTGATAGAAGTTGTTATCATCTCAACTGTTgcattttaatgaaattataatcattacgtttcatatttttttttgatttccCCCTTTCTCTTCAATTAGAGATATAGTTTATCTGCAAGAAAATTATTGAAGTCACAAATTTTGCTAAGCAATTTCTTACTCAAGATTTTTTTACACTTGCCACGCTTGGCTTACTGAGGTTTCTATTTTTTCCCTCCTTGCAGCTGCATCCATATCACTTCTGTCCTCCCGGATTTCTTCACCCAATTACTGTTATCTACGACCTCAGTTATGGAGAGACAGAAATGAAGCAAGGTAAGGAAGATAGCATTCTccaatttatcaattttatgaaATACAAATCACATACTTCAAATGACATCTGTATTTTTCATCAAACTAAGGCTACATTATAGTTATTACTTACTATGGTAAAACAAATCATTCGACTTCTTTTAGTTGCTAGAAGAGTATAACCTTACTTTCACCATAGATTTTTTAGTACTCTTGGAGACAAGGCAGTCAtgattttatttctaaaattttgcACATGCCAAAAATGAAGATGTTGTAAGGATTTAACAAAGCAATGTATCTATATGTATGAATAAACTTGTCTCACAATACTTGTCACGTTTCTTGCGTTCCACTCTCGATTTCAAAAGttgatcttaaaaaaaaaaagatctaGGTGCCTTGCcttgtttgttatttttttgttggTGCTACCCTGTTTATCATTCAGAGTGATGTGACCAATTGAGAAAATTACTTTTGCAGTTGAAGTGAGAAAATCCATGCATTTGAGACTGGGATTACCATTTGATCGGCCTCTTCTAAGATTTGTCAACGCTGTAAATTTATCTGCTGCCAAAGATAATGCGAGAAACAACTCAGTACGAAAGGGTACGTGTTATTATAACTAGTAACATGACATGCAATGCGTGCCATATATAACCTATATTCAAACATGTCCTTcaattaaaaacttaatatattgaaaaaaaataatctaaagtcTTTTACTTGTAATTACTCCCTATTATAAAGGTATTCTCTTCATAACCTTTTAATGTGGCTTCTTGAATTATGAAAAAGCTACTTAATTATCTCAAGCTCCAAAGTGTATACTCTATCCATCCTAAATTCTTTTAAGTTAATAATGTATGAATCTCATGGTGATGTAGGTCCATCTTTGCTGAAGGATGTACATCTCGGCATTCCAGCCAGTGGTGGTTAGTGCGAGGATTCTTAGTTATCTTTTGTATATTTTCTGTTGCTTCTTATAATTATGCTCAAAATGACTCGAATACACAATGCAGTTTCTGGAGGACTGGTCTCACTAGTTCAAGGTTCTTATGACTACCACCATTACCTTCAAGACGGAATTGATGACTCGGTACTGAATTTGTTTTCTTGTGAAGTCTTTCACAAAAAATGCTTGTTAccaatcttttttttaaataacacccTATCCATTCTGCTACTTCATAACAAACTCCCTGCTTTTCCTCTTATATGAACAAAGTGTACTAGAATATCGTATATATTATTTCTCCCCAAATCTTCATTTTGTAGGGTTGGGGATGTGCATACCGATCTCTGCAAACTATAATCTCATGGTTCAAGCTGCAACATTACACCTCTGTTGATGTTCCTTCACACAGGTACATAAATGGCATCCATCATTATCTTCTTTATTCATGTCTTGAATAACTATTTGTCAAGAGATATATCTTGTTGTTAatttcctttttcttcttgaaaAAATGTGTGTTCTTTGTCTTATCTCCAGAGAAATACAACAGACACTTGTAGAGATTGGAGACAAGGAATCTTCATTTACTGGATCGCGTGAATGGATTGGTGCCATTGAGTTGAGCTTTGTGTTGGACAAACTTCTTGATGTATATTTCTTAGATTCGCATAGTTATTCTTGCAAATTATTATCTACAGCTGATTGATTAAGTTGTTGGATTGATTAGGTGAGTTGCAAAGTCATGAATGTCAGATCTGGTTCAGAGCTTCCTGAGAAGTGTCGTGAGTTGGCTCTTCATTTTGAGAACCAGGGAACACCGGTTATGATAGGTCAGTATAACTATCTATACCTATTAACGGCCACATGCTCAAGATGATAAGTGCACACTGATTTCCTTGACTTCATTTTACCCTTGTCTTAACTCTTAACTCTTAAGCATCTGGTCCTCAAATGTTGCTTTGGTTTCTAGTTAGATCTTTCTGACCGCTGCTGTCTAAAATGTGGCTATAAAAAAATTGGttgatttcttataaaatttctCCAATACATAAAAAACTAAgaagcctatttggaaactagtaATATTTCTTTAtcgtaactttttttttaaataacaaaacagCCATATAAGGCAAACCATCCTAGTTTTCTTCAATTGGCCTGTCAAGACTTCAAGTTTGTCCAGATATTCAAACTTGggagttatatttatttaagttcaAAATTTGTAAAATGCTTACATCAAGTAATTTTTTAGGGAAACATAAACACAGTCCACTAGTCTAATCTCGAGCTTTTCTTCCACAAAATGaaagtttgaaattgaaattagcaTCTGAAATTCAGATAAGTAGGAGAACCGAGAATGTTTTGATCTTCAATTTGAGGATCAAAACTTTCCAAGATATTTTCAAATTAGCACGTTTCTAAAACTGGTCAAATACTTTATTCAAACAACTCAACTATGAAACCACGTTGAATTagtaacataatatttttatgaagtTTCAAGACAATTCCAGTTTGAATATGTCATCAAACTCGAAATCTTAATTTAGACTTTCGGTCTTGGTGATTCTTGATTCCCGATCAAGAAATAATTGCATCTGgctattaaatcaaaataatgtaGTAATTTTGCACCTTATTTTGTCTGTTTaacttaaaattgttatttaaatcCAAGAAACATTATTTTCTACATGCAGGTGGTGGAGTTCTTGCATATACACTTCTAGGAGTAGATTACAACGACGTGAGTGGAGATTGTGCCTTTCTTATACTCGATCCTCATTACACTGGCAACGACGATCTCAAGAAGATTGTAAATGGTGGATGGTGCGGCTGGAAGAAGGCAGTCGACAACAAGGGAAAACACTTCTTTTTACATGATAAGTTTTATAATCTCTTACTCCCTCAGAGGCCTAATATGGTTTAAGTTTTTCAATTCCCAAAGTTTGTGTTCTTGAATTAGATTATATGGCTCAAATCTAACTCAGCTGTTTTTGGAAGATGAGTGATTTCAATCTGGGATgatgaatttatttaatcatagGTTTAACAATTATATGGTTTTCTGGGGATTGTctgtttaactttttttttttaaagtgaatttaatatttttaggttTTGATTTTCGGTGCTTATTAACTTTCTAGTCATTCCCTCTCTTCTAGCATAGCGACAAAAAAGATGACATCCCGAGTCTCCATGGAGGTCCTGGTTCGAACCTGGGTTTGCAGGTTATGTGTTTAACCGCGGGCATTAATCGTCCTCCGAAAGAGAAGCGAAACCCagtgttctaaaaaaaataataaaaagctttttagtttatttgatatatgttgtttttgttttgcatGTTTCAATTAATGGATAAACAAAGAGCCCATTTGTCTATTAATTTGTAGACTTAGTAAATCTAATTTTGGAAGGtttaatttttactaaaaacaCCTTAAGTTGAAAGAATGTTACGATGAAATGAATTTGAGGCcgaattaattttatatttttttttaccaaaagaTGTTCACATAGTTTATGTAGTGAGTGTGAAAACCCAATAACATTTAAATAGTTATACTATTGTCCATACCCATTTATCAAAAATAGATTTatcactaaaattataaattaaaattttttaatttaagaagttaatacATTTATGACTCAGCATCCAATATCTATTTATCAATAGATTTTGGATATAATTTACAACAGATGAATTTATTTACTAaacttatttgatataaaataatttagtgcTTATCCAGAATcttatcctaattaattaaaagaaggGCATTTTAGTAATTTGAGAATGGGCTGTAAACCCTAACGGGTCCTCCTTTGTGTAACCCGATAAGAGGCCCAATAAGTATTGGAACCGGACATTAGAAGAAAAGGCCACGTGGGGGGTATAGTTTAGAACCAATGACGTGTCCAGAAAACCGTAGCCTCCATATAAATACTATATTTCGTTCCAATCCATTTACATCATCTAATCCTTTTTGCGGTTTCGTGAATCCATTACTATACATACAATCGTGTGAAATAGTTCGATCGATTGAATTCATCAAATTCTCACTCGATCGATCTGTTAGGAGATCCGGCCTTGGTTTCTGCTGTCTTGGCTCGAGATCCGAGCCGAGACTAACGGAGTTTTGTCGGAAGAATCTTTTGGAACTTTATTGCTGTGAGAGGTGATGATTGATGAAGTTATGATGTGGGTTTGTCATGAAATTGTTTAGATTAGACTGAGaaattgaatttgttaattgatttttttcaggATTTGGGGAGTTTAGATGGCGTCGTCTGAGGGTTTTTTGACTGAAGGACAGAGGGAAATGATGAAAATAGCTACCCAGAATGCGGAAGTATTGTCTTCTTCGCCTAAATCGCCTTCTTCTTTGCTCATGGAACACTATGTTAAAGCAacgggtggtggtggtggtggtgggggTAAATCTACAACTGGTGGTGTTGCTTCGAAAAACTATAAACGTACACATTCAGGCAAAGTTGTACGAATGAAGAAGGGTATGTTGGTTCTTATGTGTTTTAGATCATTAAAGCTAGAGATCCATTGTTTAGTATGACTTCATAATAGATAGACATATTGGGCTAAGTAAACATCACTAGTATATAGTTATTGATTAAGGTTTTTGTGTTTTCTTGAATAGATTGAATGGATTAAGTCTAACTTAGCTGTTTTGGAAGTTTATGCTGGTGAATCTATTTTAGGCTTCTCTGTTGCACATTTCTTGGGGctactttttttttaagtgaatTTGATCTGGGTAAGTTTTGATTTAGGATGTGTATACATAA is part of the Impatiens glandulifera chromosome 1, dImpGla2.1, whole genome shotgun sequence genome and encodes:
- the LOC124918342 gene encoding probable Ufm1-specific protease, with translation MSITDNSTTCIRILCRKLQFPRNQPNLLWLIGSPFFPHLTIVSTIHCTHKLASTPLSPDFSKESDDIRTLLPRGFEVIGALIVVENGSESEKYAGEAVSATHELRKLLACADRDLIGAVADLNEGTVRYYVSISGDLARLESVADVVHENQPEKYIWETGCLLSCELPIKLPVYCSIDNPKDVDESFFRATDAIADTLRSERITFVIESLNEESTQVPKPVALRGVELNSSDAKTPLCSYFSTKNRDQMSFSSVEEYADKIQVNVLLNGSDIASKSTAPIAGYFPSPGRARLLVVEYKLAVICYAAKDLSLTNAVSDLIIPGLVDQLHSMKNKLLPNLSLQHPQLHPYHFCPPGFLHPITVIYDLSYGETEMKQVEVRKSMHLRLGLPFDRPLLRFVNAVNLSAAKDNARNNSVRKGPSLLKDVHLGIPASGVSGGLVSLVQGSYDYHHYLQDGIDDSGWGCAYRSLQTIISWFKLQHYTSVDVPSHREIQQTLVEIGDKESSFTGSREWIGAIELSFVLDKLLDVSCKVMNVRSGSELPEKCRELALHFENQGTPVMIGGGVLAYTLLGVDYNDVSGDCAFLILDPHYTGNDDLKKIVNGGWCGWKKAVDNKGKHFFLHDKFYNLLLPQRPNMV